Proteins encoded together in one Camarhynchus parvulus chromosome 12, STF_HiC, whole genome shotgun sequence window:
- the RPUSD3 gene encoding mitochondrial mRNA pseudouridine synthase RPUSD3 yields MTETAEKPKMKRWKRLLGPKETLRLLEGSVVHREGALLALNKPPGLPILGRPGDLSLDVLLPALRRRLGLPAELHVVKAPAREYSGLVLLSSCYHTTKKLQQFFTDARWRGQYPATYRAITVGVPAEAEGEISTGLSWQQQGDRAMVVPVPAPGRRSLARKDVKSTLTRYRVLSATGGCALLQLQPRTAFPEQLQVHLTLLLCPALGDHKHSSRVGRVLGVPFFLTPESAPARTQVLDEELLSQLGLSPRQLHHLPLHIHLQELVLPEGPLCAPPPPYFLHTLRCLGLPEH; encoded by the exons ATGACAGAGACGGCCGAGAAGCCGAAGATGAAGCG GTGGAAGCGGCTGCTGGGCCCCAAGGAGAcgctgaggctgctggagggcTCTGTGGTGCACCGGGAAG gagccctgctggcactgaaCAAGCCCCCTGGCCTCCCCATTCTGG GGCGTCCTGGGGACCTGagcctggatgtgctgctgccgGCACTGAGACGACGCCTGGgcctccctgctgagctccaCGTGGTGAAGGCTCCTGCCAG GGAGTATTCTGGCCTTGTCCTCCTGTCCAGCTGCTACCACACCACTAAGAAACTCCAACAGTTCTTCACTGATGCTCGTTGGAGAGGCCAGTACCCTGCCACGTATCG TGCCATCACCGTGGGAGTCCCGGCAGAGGCGGAGGGTGAAATCtccacagggctgagctggcagcagcagggggacAGAGCCATG gtggtgccagtcccagccccaggacgCCGCAGCCTGGCCAGGAAGGATGTGAAGAGCACCCTGACACGCTACCGGGTGCTGAGTGCCACAGggggctgtgccctcctccagctccagcccaggacGG CCTTCCCAGAACAGCTCCAGGTGCACCTGACGCTGCTGCTGTGCCCGGCCCTGGGTGACCACAAGCACTCCTCCCGTGTGGGCAGGGTGCTGGGAGTGCCCTTCTTCCTGACCCCCGAATCTGCCCCGGCCCGCACACAg GTACTGGACgaggagctgctgtcccagctggggctTTCTCCACGGCAGCTCCATCACCTCCCACTCCACATCCACCTGCAGGAGCTAGTGCTGCCCGAGGgccccctctgtgcccccccaCCACCGTACTTCCTGCACACTCTGCGCTGTCTGGGGCTGCCTGAGCACTAG
- the LOC115908423 gene encoding tubulin monoglycylase TTLL3-like, giving the protein MAIKEKKIFMVQGPYPIIRRLLRARGWVERKAPSAGRQLEQHCGDQNRQRLQTAPSSGGARQREVLLNPRGGAQPVLGPTDPLHYPWLPAEEEEQCDEDPLGIHQLMSYLARDQLPNFIWTNFLETVDRQLLRDDSVLNHYARVDAFTTKEGLCLSLQNLPWIEQADPNAFFPRCYRLGTRDDREAFIEDFRLTAARSLLKLALEEAGDRPVRTGQVPNSDNGEAQPGSPLYPELVEEALEVCKQHLGVLQHEDIDRNTPSPCRTCIDWDNFLQQYYRVAHEGAGLVLTRQQRKQCQNLLQSLAEKLPQLDMEGKLNIWILKPGAESQGRGIICMTRLEEMLQLAWSCTAPSVQVGRWVVQKYVERLMTIFGTKFDIRQWFVVTDWKPLTVWFYQDCYLRFCSRPFSLHHLERARHLCNVSVQKWYKTSPDQDPRVPPDKIWSNKQFQEYLAQVGQADAWHEVLVPGMKAAILNALRSARDRVRFRKGNFELYGADFVVGENLQPWLLEINSCPTMSPSSAVTRQLCANVQRDTLCLVLDRKDNPTCSIGAFELIYKEAAVPKLLSGRVKLLVKGCSLKSLQTAQEQAQDQPPPMANTLHDPVSSRARDAYVSKRAQRHFSTTAPSARKLPVSPRARATHARKRAQRHFSTSVSSARKLSLSPGARTIQVSRRARHRSPTMVPSAPKLSLSPGGRTTQVPRRARHRSPTTVPSAYKSSVSPGGRTTQGTQPRAATKKLPPLEQQSHCPSSSSDPPAPPKPRATPAASQGLPRLGHLPEQPRIGGCPLDWVPMPPPRGTPRNPWLTQGSAHFFPPAKPSQQPQSAQSTGTPCLEQKNTAAPNGMQKTWDTETAPGVDSTLPVLAEPTPAASDPKEIPLLCRGTQLLPRFKMIL; this is encoded by the exons ATGGCCATTAAG GAGAAGAAGATCTTCATGGTGCAGGGCCCCTACCCCATCATCCGCCGGCTGCTGCGAGCCCGGGGCTGGGTGGAGAGGAAGGCACCCAGCGCGGGCagacagctggagcagcactgcgGTGACCAAAACAGGCAGCGGCTGCAGACAGCGCCAAGCAGTGGTGGTGCTAGGcagagggaggtgctgctgaACCCACGTGGTGGGGCACAGCCTGTTCTGGGGCCCACAGACCCCCTGCACTACCCATGGCTACCTGCCGAGGAGGAAGAGCAGTGTGATGAGGACCCACTTGGCATCCACCAGCTCATG TCCTACCTGGCACGGGACCAGTTGCCAAACTTCATCTGGACCAACTTCCTTGAGACCGTTGACCGGCAGCTGCTGCGGGATGACAGCGTGCTGAACCACTATGCCCGGGTGGATGCATTCACCACCAAG GAAGGGCTGTGCCTCAGCCTACAAAACCTGCCGTGGATTGAGCAAGCTGACCCCAATGCCTTCTTCCCCCGGTGCTACCGCCTGGGGACCAGAGATGATCGAGAAGCTTTCATTG AGGATTTCCGCCTGACAGCAGCACGCAGCCTGCTCAAACTGGccctggaggaggctggggacaggccaGTGAGGACAGGGCAGGTCCCAAACTCTGACAATGGGGAAG cacagccaggctccccCCTGTACCCTGAGCTGGTGGAGGAAGCCCTGGAGGTCTGTAAGCAGCACCTGGGCGTTCTGCAGCACGAGGACATCGACAGGAACACCCCGTCCCCCTGCAGGACCTGCATCGACTGGGACAACTTCCTGCAGCAATACTACCGTGTGGCACA TGagggggcagggctggtgctgaccaggcagcagaggaagcagtGCCAGaacctgctgcagagccttgcAGAGAAGCTGCCCCAGCTTGACATGGAGGGCAAGCTCAACATCTGGATCCTCAAGCCTGGTGCTGAATCCCAAGGCAGGG GCATCATCTGCATGACGCGGctggaggagatgctgcagctggcatGGAGCTGCACAGCACCCTCGGTGCAGGTGGGCAGATGGGTGGTGCAGAAGTACGTGGAGCGGCTGATGACCATTTTCGGCACCAAATTCGACATCCGGCAATGGTTTGTTGTGACTGACTGGAAGCCACTGACCGTCTGGTTCTACCAAGACTGCTACCTGCGCTTCTGCTCCCGGCCCTTCTCCCTGCATCACCTGGAGCG tgccaggcacCTCTGCAACGTCTCCGTCCAGAAGTGGTACAAGACGTCACCAGACCAGGACCCCCGTGTGCCCCCCGACAAGATCTGGTCAAACAAGCAGTTCCAGGAATACCTGGCACAGGTGGGGCAGGCGGATGCTTGGCACGAGGTGCTGGTACCCGGCATGAAGGCGGCGATCCTGAACGCTCTGCGCAGTGCCCGGGACCGGGTGCGCTTCCGCAAGGGCAACTTCGAGCTCTATGGGGCCGACTTTGTTGTTGGGGAGaacctccagccctggctgctggagatCAACTCCTGCCCCACCATGAGCCCCTCCTCGGCAGTGACCCGACAGCTCTGTGCCAATGTCCAGCGGGACACGCTGTGCCTCGTGCTGGACCGCAAGGACAACCCCACCTGCTCCATTGGAGCGTTTGAGCTCATCTACAAGGAG gcagctgtgcccaagCTTCTGTCAGGACGTGTGAAGCTGCTGGTCAAAGGCTGTTCCCTGAAGAGCCTCCAGACAGCACAAGAGCAAGCCCAGGACCAGCCCCCTCCCATGGCCAATACCCTCCATGACCCTGTGTCCTCAAGGGCCAGAGACGCTTATGTCTCCAAGCGAGCACAGCGTCATTTCTCCACCACGGCGCCCAGTGCCCGCAAGCTCCCTGTGTCCCCGAGGGCCAGAGCCACCCATGCACGCAAGCGAGCGCAGCGTCATTTCTCCACCTCTGTGTCCAGTGCCCGCAaactctccctgtccccaggggccaGAACCATCCAGGTGTCCCGGAGAGCACGGCATCGATCTCCTACCATGGTGCCCAGTGCCCCCaagctctccctgtccccagggggcAGAACCACCCAGGTGCCCCGGAGAGCGCGCCATCGATCTCCCACCACGGTGCCCAGCGCCTACAagagctctgtgtccccagggggCAGAACCACCCAGGggacccagcccagagcagcaacaaagAAGTTGCCTCCTCTGGAGCAACAGAGCCACtgcccttccagcagctctgacccCCCAGCACCACCAAAGCCTCGGGCCACCCCTGCTGCGAGCCAGGGGCTGCCACGGCTCGGTCACCTGCCTGAGCAGCCCCGGATCGGTGGCTGTCCCCTGGACTGGGTGCCGATGCCACCACCCCGGGGAACCCCCAGAAACCCCTGGCTAACCCAAGGTTCTGCACACTTCTTCCCTCCTGCCAAGCCCTCGCAACAACCTCAGTCTGCACAGAGCACCGGGACCCCGTGCCTGGAGCAGAAgaacacagcagctcccaaTGGGATGCAGAAGACTTGGGACACTGAGACAGCCCCAGGAGTGGACAGCACCCTGCCTGTCCTTGCTGAGCCAACACCGGCTGCCTCTGATCCCAAAGAGATCCCACTGCTGTGTCGTGGTACCCAGCTCCTCCCACGCTTtaaaatgattctgtga
- the JAGN1 gene encoding protein jagunal homolog 1, with amino-acid sequence MASRGGPRAAGTDGSDFQHRERVASHYQMSVTLKSEIKKLIYTHVVIWLLLLAQMVVGHLKLLPHDQVAMPYQWEYPYLLSILPSLLGLLSFPRNNISYLVLSMISTGLFSIAPLIYGAMEMFPMAQQLYRHGKAYRFIFGFSAVSVMYLVVVVAAQVHGWQLYYSKKLLDSWFTSTQEKKKK; translated from the exons ATGGCCTCCCGCGGGGGTCCCCGCGCCGCCGGCACCGACGGCAGCGACTTCCAGCACCGGGAGCGCGTGGCCTCGCACTACCAGATGAG TGTGACGCTCAAGTCGGAGATCAAGAAGCTGATCTACACGCATGTGGTcatctggctgctgctcctggcccagaTGGTCGTGGGGCACCTCAAGCTGCTGCCCCACGACCAGGTGGCCATGCCCTACCAGTGGGAGTATCCCTACCTGCTCAGCATCCTGCCGTCCCTCCTGGGCCTCCTGTCCTTCCCCCGCAACAACATCAGCTACCTGGTACTCTCCATGATCAGCACCGGCCTCTTCTCCATAGCTCCCCTCATCTACGGGGCCATGGAGATGttccccatggcacagcagctgtACCGCCATGGCAAAGCTTACCGCTTCATCTTCGGCTTCTCGGCCGTCTCTGTCATGTacctggtggtggtggtggccgCGCAGGTGCATGGCTGGCAACTCTACTACAGCAAGAAGCTGCTGGACTCCTGGTTCACTAGCACgcaggagaagaagaagaaatga
- the IL17RE gene encoding LOW QUALITY PROTEIN: interleukin-17 receptor E (The sequence of the model RefSeq protein was modified relative to this genomic sequence to represent the inferred CDS: inserted 2 bases in 1 codon; deleted 1 base in 1 codon): protein MRRGRPGAGRGAAAXSAMGRPLLLAAAAALLPLLLLPSGSGAAVTRLRVSANFECRATADRTLSRPRCRRPSRPGPPLEPPALSLSRARLCLPAQPCQPCLRVRLALPASELGGVRGLRLTFLELGSNRAGWLQVWQRRRVSGSSAWQVQFDCFPAESGRRVLVSLRTIPDRGLALSCSHTVTAEPPGPVFTHAWLPELRAIEVRVPAGPPLMVRLCHQLALECEELSRPFHQQVLVPGGHHISLPYEFLVPCLCIEASYSHHDSPRSKHCPFRDRPDAYGPELWSSVHFHDFSTSSKDQMAMALSASCPLHPRATLCWREAADEAAPCHDIPNSTASEDEQVYVLDKVDVHPQLCFRFSYKNSSHVECPHQSETAWNVSVSVWGLQLHLHLTSRIPAAFSAALCQHRGGHCEPEAPLYTVTQPEGSAPGELALLLPVQVLGSCVLVWRSDVHFARKRLLCPDVSHRHFGLLGLVLVLGLVVTVLLLNCRGAWRPNDGVPGRRPVLLLYSPDSEEHLGLVCALAERLRTGLGCDVRLDLWEAGGLGQVGALPWLYAQRGHVGRQRGTVLLLWSRGSARLFHRWQVGMADGMPGDAHDIFGAAMACLHGELGAAGRGGGWVLAYFSRLCSPRDVPRPLRPLPTYRLPRQLPGLLGALRGSPPGPRHCRWGRAGGFLHRLLDVGAREGSPPPRPPGAASGT, encoded by the exons atgcggcggggccggcccggggcggggcggggagcggcggc ctcGGCCATGGGGCGCCCGCTGCTGCTCGCCGCTGCCGCCGCGCTGCTGCCGTTGCTGCTGCTACCGtccgggagcggggccgccgTGACCCGCCTGCGGGTCTCCGCCAACTTC GAGTGCCGGGCCACCG ccgaCAGGACGCTGAGCCgcccccgctgccgccgccctTCCCGCCCCGGGCCGCCGCTGGAGCCGCCCGCGCTGTCGCTGAGCCGTGCCCGGCTGTGCCTGCCCGcgcagccctgccagccctgcctgcgGGTGCGCCTGGCCCTCCCCGCCTCAG AGCTCGGCGGTGTCCGGGGACTGCGCCTCAccttcctggagctgggctccaacagggctggctggctgcaggtttGGCAGCGACGCCGGGTGTCGGGCAGCTCCGCG TGGCAGGTGCAGTTCGACTGCTTCCCGGCAGAGAGCGGGCGGCGAGTCCTCGTCTCCCTTCGCACCATCCCAGATCGGGGCTTGGCCCTAAGCTGCAGCCATACAGTCACCGCTGAGCCACCCG ggcctgTCTTTACCCATGCTTGGCTCCCTGAGCTGCGGGCCATTGAGGTGCGGGTGCCCGCGGGTCCCCCCCTCATGGTGCGGCTGTGCCACCAGCTGGCCCTGGAGTGTGAGGAGCTGTCCCGGCCCTTCCACCAGCAG GTGCTGGTGCCAGGGGGCCACCACATCTCACTGCCGTATGAGTTCCTGGTGCCCTGCCTGTGCATTGAG gcctCCTACTCCCACCACGACAGCCCGCGGAGCAAACACTGCCCCTTCCGTGACCGGCCAGATGCCT ATGGCCCCGAGCTGTGGTCCTCGGTGCACTTCCACGActtcagcaccagcagcaaggACCAGATGGCAATGGCGCTGAGTGCCAGCTGCCCCCTGCACCCACGGGCCACCCTCTGCTGGAGGGAGGCAGCTGATGAGGCTGCACCCTGTCACGACATCCCCAATTCCACAGCCAGTGAGGACGAGCAG GTGTACGTACTGGACAAGGTGGACgtgcacccccagctctgcttccgA TTCTCCTACAAGAACAGCAGCCATGTGGAGTGTCCCCACCAGTCAG AGACTGCCTGGAATGTCTCAGTGAGTGTCTGGGGGCTCCAACTGCACCTGCACCTCACCTCCCGCATCCCTGCAGCCTTCagtgcagccctgtgccagcaccgGGGTGGGCACTGTGAACCCGAGGCCCCACTCTACACTGTCACACAG CcagagggctctgctccaggggagttggcgctgctgctgccagtgcaggTCCTGGGCAGCTGCGTGCTG gtgTGGCGCTCGGACGTGCATTTTGCTCGGAAGCGGCTGCTCTGTCCCGATG TCTCCCACAGGCACTTCGGGCtactggggctggtgctggtgctgggactGGTGGTGACTGTGCTGCTCCTCAACTGCCGTGGTGCCTGGAGGCCAAATGATG gtgtccctggcaggcgccccgtgctgctgctgtacTCGCCAGACTCAGaggagcacctggggctggtGTGTGCCCTGGCCGAGCGGCTGCGCACGGGGCTGGGCTGCGACGTGCGCCTGGACCTGTGGGAAGCGGGTGGCCTGGGCCAGGTGGGCGCCCTGCCCTGGCTCTACGCCCAGCGGGGCCACGTGGGCCGCCAGCGCGGCACTGTCCTGCTCCTCTGGAGCCGGGGCAGTGCCCGGCTCTTCCATCGGTGGCAGGTCGGGATGGCCGACGGGATGCCTGGGGATGCCCAtgacatttttggggcagcCATGGCCTGCCTGCATGGGGAGCTGGGGGCGGCGGGCCGCGGCGGCGGGTGGGTCCTGGCGTACTTCAGCCGGCTCTGCAGCCCCCGCGATGTCCCCCGC CCGCTTCGGCCCCTGCCCACCTACCGCCTGCCGCGACAGCTGCCCGGGCTGCTGGGGGCCCTGCGGGGCAGCCCCCCGGGCCCTCGGCACTGccgctggggcagggcagggggcttCCTGCACCGGCTGCTGGACGTGGGGGCCAGGGAGGGCagccccccgccccggccccccggGGCAG